In Streptosporangiales bacterium, a genomic segment contains:
- a CDS encoding methyltransferase domain-containing protein, translating into MTTESTSARRLDTADLESRVKSMYEEVALEPGREFHFETGRGLAERLGYAARDLDAIPAAALESFAGVGYFLDLADIEPAETVLDLGSGSGMDSFLAAVATGHEGEVIGVDMTTAQLAKATRLAREGGFPQVQFREGYIERPPVEDVSVDCVISNGVINLSPDKPTVFRAAATALRPGGRLALADIVSTRRLPEGITCDASLWAACIGGAAQRDDYLAAIRDTGFEIETIRENDYRFVSERAAGATATYGVVSIGLLARRA; encoded by the coding sequence ATGACCACCGAGTCCACTTCCGCCCGCCGTCTCGACACTGCCGACCTGGAGTCGCGGGTCAAGTCGATGTACGAAGAAGTTGCCCTCGAGCCCGGGCGCGAGTTCCATTTCGAGACCGGTCGCGGACTCGCCGAGCGCCTCGGGTACGCCGCCCGCGACCTCGACGCAATCCCGGCGGCCGCCCTCGAGTCCTTCGCCGGCGTCGGCTACTTCCTGGACCTGGCCGACATCGAGCCGGCGGAGACCGTGCTCGACCTCGGCAGCGGCTCAGGCATGGACAGCTTCCTCGCCGCGGTCGCGACCGGTCACGAAGGCGAGGTGATCGGCGTCGACATGACGACCGCCCAGCTCGCCAAGGCAACCCGACTGGCGCGCGAGGGAGGTTTCCCGCAGGTGCAGTTTCGCGAGGGCTACATCGAGCGGCCGCCGGTCGAGGACGTGTCGGTCGACTGCGTGATCTCCAACGGCGTCATCAACCTCTCGCCCGACAAGCCGACGGTGTTCCGGGCAGCCGCCACCGCGCTGCGTCCCGGTGGCCGGCTGGCGCTCGCGGACATCGTCTCCACCCGCCGGCTGCCCGAAGGGATCACCTGTGACGCCTCGTTGTGGGCAGCCTGCATCGGCGGTGCCGCCCAGCGCGACGACTACCTCGCCGCGATCCGCGACACCGGCTTCGAGATCGAGACGATCCGAGAGAACGACTACCGGTTCGTGTCCGAGCGCGCCGCCGGTGCTACGGCGACGTACGGCGTAGTGAGTATCGGCCTGCTGGCCCGCCGGGCCTGA
- a CDS encoding peroxiredoxin produces MPSKAVVSLTTGLEDQEKVTVAFLVAVGAAETGRETLVFLTKEAVRLAVPGVAVGVACEGCPPLTDLVKRFEAAGGRYYVCPICFNAKQLDAEELIAGAELNGTIPLWNWIGDEPATTFSY; encoded by the coding sequence ATGCCGAGCAAAGCCGTGGTGAGCCTGACGACAGGCCTGGAGGACCAGGAGAAGGTCACGGTCGCGTTCTTGGTCGCGGTGGGGGCTGCCGAGACCGGGCGCGAGACGTTGGTGTTCCTGACCAAGGAGGCGGTCCGGCTCGCGGTGCCGGGCGTCGCGGTCGGCGTGGCCTGCGAGGGGTGCCCGCCGCTGACTGATCTGGTAAAGCGGTTCGAGGCGGCCGGCGGGCGCTACTACGTCTGCCCGATCTGCTTCAACGCCAAGCAGCTCGACGCCGAGGAGCTGATCGCCGGCGCCGAGCTCAACGGCACCATCCCGCTCTGGAACTGGATCGGCGACGAGCCGGCCACGACCTTCAGCTACTGA
- a CDS encoding HD domain-containing protein, translating to MEHLLRAWQVAARLGRHVGLPEGEQPALFHVAMLAWVGCVADAPEVAASFGDDIAFRADSYDADLGGLPGFAFFLSHAGADRPLPQRLLAVATLVASGGSRVARGIQGHCLTTSTLADQLGLGPEISLALRQFFARWDGGGVPRGVGGEQLPLQVRLFHLADVVEVHHRRGGVPAAVEVAKARRGKQFDPALVDAFCEIAGEILPSDDDGYDAHELIAAQPALARPLLEEQLDTALVALADFTDLRCTSRAGHSRGVADLARAASGLLRLSTPDAVAVYRAGLVHDIGLHGVSITILDKPTSLTGVERERLRASSYYTERVLARPRALARLGAIAGFAHERMDGTGYHRGVIGTAIPMSGRILAAACAFHELVEPRAGRPALSVKQAATRIRGEVAAGRLDQAAADAVLAAAGAGSRRPVAGPAGLTAREVEVLVLIAHGMATSDVARQLGISRKTAGTHIERIYTKTGASSRSTATLFALRHGLLDPLDL from the coding sequence ATGGAGCACCTGCTTCGGGCGTGGCAGGTCGCGGCACGGCTGGGCCGGCACGTCGGGTTGCCCGAGGGGGAGCAGCCGGCGCTGTTCCACGTCGCGATGCTGGCCTGGGTGGGGTGCGTGGCCGATGCCCCTGAGGTGGCTGCGAGCTTCGGTGACGACATCGCCTTCCGGGCGGACAGCTACGACGCGGACCTGGGTGGCCTGCCCGGTTTCGCGTTCTTCCTGAGCCATGCCGGCGCGGATCGTCCGCTCCCGCAGCGCCTGCTGGCCGTCGCCACGCTGGTGGCCAGCGGTGGCAGCCGGGTCGCCCGTGGCATCCAGGGCCATTGCCTGACCACCTCCACGCTGGCCGACCAGCTCGGACTCGGACCCGAGATTTCGTTGGCGCTGCGGCAGTTCTTCGCTCGCTGGGACGGCGGGGGAGTCCCGCGCGGGGTCGGCGGGGAGCAGCTCCCGCTGCAGGTGCGACTGTTCCACCTCGCCGACGTGGTCGAGGTGCACCACAGGCGCGGTGGTGTGCCTGCCGCGGTCGAGGTGGCCAAGGCTCGGCGCGGCAAGCAGTTCGACCCGGCGCTGGTCGACGCATTCTGCGAGATCGCCGGCGAGATCCTGCCGTCCGATGACGATGGCTACGACGCGCACGAGCTCATCGCGGCGCAACCGGCGCTGGCGCGCCCGCTGCTCGAGGAGCAGCTGGACACCGCGCTGGTGGCGCTGGCCGACTTCACCGACCTGCGGTGCACCTCGCGGGCCGGTCACTCGCGGGGCGTCGCCGACCTCGCCCGAGCGGCGTCAGGACTGCTGCGGCTGTCGACGCCGGACGCGGTCGCGGTGTACCGCGCCGGACTGGTCCACGACATCGGGCTGCACGGGGTGTCGATCACCATCCTGGACAAGCCGACCTCGCTGACCGGTGTCGAGCGGGAGCGGCTGCGCGCCAGCTCGTACTACACCGAGCGCGTGCTGGCTCGCCCGCGGGCGCTGGCCAGGTTGGGGGCGATCGCCGGGTTCGCGCACGAGCGGATGGACGGCACCGGCTACCACCGCGGAGTGATCGGCACCGCGATCCCGATGTCCGGCCGGATTCTCGCCGCGGCGTGTGCGTTCCACGAGCTCGTCGAACCGCGGGCCGGGCGGCCGGCCCTGAGCGTCAAGCAGGCCGCCACAAGGATCCGAGGCGAGGTGGCCGCCGGGCGACTGGACCAGGCCGCCGCCGACGCCGTCCTCGCCGCAGCAGGCGCCGGCAGCCGGCGGCCGGTAGCCGGCCCGGCCGGTCTCACCGCGCGGGAAGTCGAGGTGCTGGTGCTGATCGCGCACGGCATGGCGACCAGCGACGTCGCCCGCCAGCTGGGCATCTCGCGCAAGACTGCCGGCACCCACATCGAGCGGATCTACACCAAGACGGGGGCGTCCTCGCGCTCGACCGCGACGCTGTTCGCGCTCCGCCACGGGCTGCTTGACCCGCTCGATTTGTAG
- a CDS encoding DHA2 family efflux MFS transporter permease subunit produces the protein MGPDVALPWAVLLVVSAAAFLVTLDLFIVNVALPDIRSTFAGIGLASLSWVLNGYTVVFAALLALAGRFADRYGRRLVFLIGVAVFTVGSAACAAATSVPLLVAFRMLQAVGAALVLPTSLALLLASVPAARRAIAVSTWAAVGGAAGALGPPIGGLLVQLSWRWIFLVNIPVGVLALVFGPRVLRETKEDASGVPDVLGAIGLVVGVGALAWALVEAPEAGWSSKGVLLAFVVAAPALTWVVVRSTRHPAPVLDLQALRVPAMWLACLAMLLFYTGFGSMLFGNVLFLTGMWHNSALIAGLSLSPGPVMVVLVSLTVGGRLARRFGPAPVATAGGILFAVGAAMWVWRAGPAPDYFGAILPGQLCTGSGVGLVMPSLSGVMAAALPPDHWGTGASMINTSRQIGTVLGTAILVMIYGGAPTMDSFRHGWLFLAAAALASAAASCAIAIRRPSPTDDVVPSSRPGRTVPGRGRSGRGRRG, from the coding sequence ATCGGTCCAGACGTGGCGCTGCCCTGGGCTGTCCTGCTGGTGGTTTCTGCAGCGGCCTTTCTCGTCACGTTGGACCTGTTCATCGTGAACGTCGCACTCCCCGACATCCGGTCGACGTTCGCCGGCATCGGGCTGGCTTCGCTGTCATGGGTACTCAACGGCTACACGGTGGTGTTCGCCGCACTGCTCGCGCTGGCAGGCCGCTTCGCCGACCGGTACGGGCGGCGGCTGGTCTTCCTGATCGGCGTGGCGGTGTTCACCGTAGGCTCCGCGGCGTGCGCCGCGGCTACATCGGTGCCGCTGTTGGTCGCGTTCCGAATGCTGCAAGCAGTGGGTGCGGCCCTGGTGCTGCCGACCTCGCTGGCCCTGCTGTTGGCGTCGGTACCGGCGGCACGGCGCGCGATCGCCGTGAGTACGTGGGCGGCGGTGGGCGGTGCCGCCGGGGCGCTCGGCCCACCGATCGGCGGCTTGCTGGTGCAGCTGTCCTGGCGTTGGATCTTCCTGGTGAACATCCCTGTCGGGGTGCTGGCACTGGTGTTCGGCCCGCGCGTGCTGCGCGAGACCAAGGAAGATGCCTCGGGTGTCCCTGACGTGCTCGGTGCCATCGGCCTGGTGGTGGGCGTCGGCGCACTGGCCTGGGCACTGGTCGAGGCCCCGGAAGCCGGCTGGAGCAGCAAGGGCGTCCTGCTTGCCTTCGTCGTTGCTGCGCCGGCGCTGACCTGGGTGGTGGTCAGGTCGACCCGCCATCCGGCCCCCGTCCTTGACCTGCAGGCGCTGCGGGTGCCTGCGATGTGGCTGGCCTGTCTGGCCATGTTGCTGTTCTATACGGGATTCGGCAGCATGCTGTTCGGGAACGTACTGTTCCTGACCGGCATGTGGCACAACTCCGCTCTGATCGCGGGGCTCTCGCTGTCGCCGGGGCCGGTGATGGTCGTCCTGGTCTCGCTCACCGTCGGCGGACGGTTGGCGCGCCGCTTCGGCCCCGCACCGGTCGCCACCGCGGGCGGCATCCTGTTCGCGGTCGGCGCGGCGATGTGGGTGTGGCGGGCCGGGCCGGCACCCGACTACTTCGGTGCAATACTGCCTGGCCAGCTGTGCACCGGTAGCGGTGTGGGTCTGGTCATGCCGAGCCTGTCCGGCGTCATGGCAGCGGCGCTGCCGCCCGACCATTGGGGTACGGGTGCTTCGATGATCAACACGTCCCGGCAGATCGGCACGGTGTTGGGCACTGCGATCCTGGTCATGATCTACGGCGGTGCGCCGACGATGGACTCGTTCCGGCACGGCTGGCTGTTCCTCGCGGCCGCAGCGCTCGCGTCGGCGGCTGCGTCCTGCGCCATCGCCATCCGGAGACCGTCGCCAACAGACGACGTCGTTCCTTCTTCTCGGCCAGGACGAACCGTTCCAGGTCGAGGCCGGTCAGGTCGCGGCCGGCGGGGGTGA
- a CDS encoding acetyl-CoA C-acyltransferase, translating to MRDAVLVDAVGTPIGKGKPDGALAPVHPVDLHAHAIRSLIERTGIAPAVVDDVISGVVGQLGEQSSNNARWAALAAGLPESVPAVTVDRQCGSSQQAMHFAAQGVLSGAYDVVITSGVESMSRLPIGSQAVDQDFLGAAVAGRYPEGLVPQGISAGLIAAKWHLSREQLDAFAAESHRRAALAWVDGRFSRDVSFIEVPGSDGAPVLVTRDESVRPDTSVEVLAGLAPAFHTAAWERQFPELGWHVTAGNSSPVNDGASAELITGGDTARRLGLRPRARLHSFAVVGDDPLYMLTGIIPATAKVLDRAGLTLADIDAFEVNEAFASVVLAWQAETGADPAKVNVNGGAIAIGHPLGASGGRLMTTLLSVLEQTGGRYGLQTMCEAGGTANATIIERL from the coding sequence ATGCGGGACGCGGTGCTCGTGGACGCGGTGGGTACGCCGATCGGCAAGGGGAAGCCGGACGGCGCGCTGGCGCCGGTACACCCGGTGGACCTGCACGCGCACGCGATCCGGTCCCTGATCGAACGCACCGGCATCGCCCCGGCCGTCGTCGACGACGTGATCAGCGGCGTGGTCGGACAGCTCGGGGAGCAGAGCTCGAACAACGCGCGGTGGGCGGCACTGGCGGCCGGACTTCCCGAGTCGGTACCTGCGGTAACCGTGGACCGGCAGTGCGGCAGCAGCCAGCAGGCGATGCACTTCGCCGCCCAAGGCGTGCTGAGCGGAGCTTACGACGTCGTCATCACCTCAGGTGTGGAGTCGATGAGCCGGCTCCCCATCGGGAGCCAGGCGGTGGACCAGGACTTCCTGGGCGCCGCGGTCGCCGGGCGGTACCCGGAAGGCCTGGTGCCGCAGGGCATCAGCGCCGGGCTCATCGCGGCGAAATGGCACCTGTCCCGCGAACAGCTGGACGCCTTCGCCGCCGAGAGCCACCGTCGTGCCGCGCTGGCCTGGGTCGACGGGCGGTTCAGTCGAGACGTGAGCTTCATCGAGGTGCCAGGCTCCGACGGTGCGCCAGTGTTGGTCACCCGGGACGAGTCGGTGCGGCCGGACACCTCGGTCGAGGTACTCGCCGGACTCGCGCCGGCGTTTCACACGGCGGCGTGGGAGCGGCAATTCCCCGAACTCGGTTGGCACGTCACGGCAGGCAACTCGTCCCCCGTCAACGACGGCGCGTCCGCGGAGCTGATCACCGGTGGCGACACCGCGCGGCGGCTCGGGCTGCGACCGCGCGCCCGGCTGCATTCGTTCGCCGTGGTGGGCGACGATCCGCTGTACATGCTGACCGGCATCATCCCGGCCACGGCGAAGGTGCTCGACCGCGCGGGCCTGACCCTGGCGGACATCGACGCGTTCGAGGTGAACGAGGCGTTCGCGAGTGTGGTGCTGGCCTGGCAGGCCGAGACCGGTGCCGACCCGGCCAAGGTCAACGTGAACGGTGGCGCGATCGCGATCGGGCATCCACTCGGCGCCAGCGGTGGACGGCTGATGACGACTCTGCTGTCGGTGCTGGAGCAGACCGGCGGACGGTACGGCCTGCAGACCATGTGCGAGGCCGGCGGCACGGCCAACGCCACGATCATCGAGCGCCTCTGA
- a CDS encoding transcriptional regulator produces MSVGAVSRDCSIANALGVIGERWTLLALREIFLGNRRFDPIAHHTGASRDILATRLRTLVDAGVLERRPYQDRPTRYEYVPTEAGRALRPILHALMNWGDRYVTTGPPPTEWEHSCGAALRVQPVCGHCGQPVSFDDVRPRRLGTVRPKA; encoded by the coding sequence ATGTCTGTGGGTGCCGTGAGCCGGGACTGTTCGATCGCCAACGCACTCGGCGTCATCGGCGAGCGTTGGACGCTACTCGCCCTGCGGGAGATCTTCCTGGGCAACCGGCGCTTCGACCCGATCGCACACCACACCGGCGCCAGCCGCGACATCCTCGCCACCCGACTCCGCACGCTCGTCGACGCCGGTGTGCTGGAACGGCGGCCCTACCAGGACCGGCCAACCCGGTACGAGTACGTGCCCACCGAAGCCGGGCGCGCACTGCGCCCCATCCTGCACGCGTTGATGAACTGGGGCGACCGCTACGTCACGACCGGGCCGCCACCCACCGAGTGGGAGCACTCCTGCGGCGCCGCGCTCCGCGTGCAGCCGGTGTGCGGCCATTGCGGGCAGCCCGTGAGTTTCGACGACGTCCGTCCACGCCGGCTAGGTACCGTGCGGCCCAAGGCGTAG
- a CDS encoding trimeric intracellular cation channel family protein: MDEATLLLNLDLVGTFAFALNGALIAVRAARLDIVGVITLAMITALGGGIVRDILIGALPPTTFSDWRYLVVAAGGGLVAFLVGHRSHRLILPINVFDAAGLALFAVTGAAKAWSFGLGTGPAILLGAITGVGGGTLRDVLVRRVPTVLSSGLYAIPALLGATITAVACRLGAYGLVAALVAAAACFGLRMVGVLYRVNAPTPPGEPAQHET; this comes from the coding sequence ATGGACGAAGCGACCTTGCTGCTCAATCTCGATCTCGTGGGGACGTTCGCGTTCGCGCTCAATGGCGCGCTGATCGCCGTCCGTGCCGCGCGCCTCGACATCGTGGGCGTGATCACGCTTGCCATGATCACGGCCTTAGGTGGCGGCATCGTTCGCGACATCCTTATCGGTGCGCTGCCGCCGACGACGTTCAGTGACTGGCGCTACCTCGTCGTCGCCGCCGGCGGCGGGCTCGTTGCGTTCCTCGTCGGGCACCGGTCACACCGGCTCATCCTGCCCATCAACGTGTTCGATGCGGCAGGGCTTGCGCTCTTCGCGGTAACCGGTGCAGCGAAGGCTTGGAGCTTTGGGCTCGGCACCGGACCGGCGATCCTGCTTGGAGCGATCACCGGAGTCGGCGGCGGTACCCTGCGCGATGTCTTGGTCCGCCGAGTGCCGACCGTACTCAGCAGCGGCCTCTACGCCATACCTGCGTTGCTGGGTGCGACCATCACCGCAGTCGCGTGCCGGTTGGGTGCCTACGGTCTCGTGGCCGCGCTCGTCGCGGCGGCCGCGTGTTTCGGACTGCGGATGGTAGGCGTGCTGTACCGAGTCAATGCGCCGACGCCGCCTGGTGAGCCGGCACAGCATGAGACCTAA